TGCTTTATGAACATATATAAGGCTGAAGTTGGAGCAGGAGCAATCACTATTGTCTTAACAGCAGGCTTTGGCTTTATCTGGTCTGTAGTGGTTGATTTCAGGAGGCTGAAAAAGAAGCTGCAGGGAAACAAAACCAATGCTTGAAACTATTTATGTTAAAAACTAAAGGAAGTGGAGTCCAATGCTCAAAGAGAACATTTCTTTAAGCCAATTAGCAGCATTAGTATTCAATTTTCAAATTGGCAGCTCCATTGTTTTCGGACTTGCATTAGACGCAAAAGAGGATGCATGGATTGCTCTCTTTATTGCATTTGGCTTTGGGATTTTCATCACTATGTTTTATTTATATTTAAGCTCACTGCTTCCTGGGAAAAATTTGTATGAGATGTTTGAGTACTGCTTTAAAAGACCGATAGCAATATGTATTAGCTTCGTGTACATCATTTATTTCTTGTACTATGCTTGCCGGATTATAAGAGACTTTGGAGAATTGATATCTGCGACGGTACTGCCGACCACTCCCATTGAATTCAGTACTTTTACACTGCTACTTGTGATAGGTTATGTGCTCTATTTAGGGATTGAGGTGCTGGCAAGGACATCTGAGATATTCACACCATATGCGATTATTTTTATGGTCCTATTAATTGTGTTTTTATATTCGGGGAAAAACCTGGATATGACAAATGTCAAACCTGTTTTAGGAGAAGGATTCAGCCCTTTATGGAAGGTGATTTTTCCTTATGAACTCGTACGTCCATATGGCCAGCTGCTTATTTTAACATTCATCCTTCCGAGTGTATCCAGATTAGATCAGAGCGCCAAAGTCGTAATGTCCAGCATGATTATTTCCAGCCTTTTGCTGATAGCATCATCTATGCTGATTATTCTGGCGTTAGGTCAAAATATTGCTCTTCGTTCTAATTTCCCGCTGTTGAGCGCTGCCCGTCTTATCTCTATTGGGGAATTCATTCAGCGGGTTGATGCAATCGTTGTTTTTACAATGGTGCTAGGGACATTAGTGAAAAGCTCTATTTACATATATGGAGGATTGAAGGGACTAGAGTATGTATTTTCGATTCCATTTCGCTTTTTTGCAATTCCCGTTTCATGTTTAATTTCACTATTCTCGATTTTTATTGCAAAAGGCTATTCCGATCATATTAACGAAGGACTGCTTTCCAATCCTTTCTTGCTGCATGTACCGCTGCAATTTGGGCTGCCTGCATTGTTATTAGTTATCCTGCTCTTTAAAAAATGGAGAGGGAAAAACAATGGCAAACAGATGAAGGAAAGGAATATGTAAAGTAATTTGCTGTGCAATAATCCATAAGGTGTTGAGCGTATGCTAAAGGAAAATATTTCATTAAGCCAATTAATCACATTAGTTATAAATTTCCTGCTCGGCAGCGCTATTGTAGTCGGAGTAGGGTTAGAGGCGAAGCGGGATGCATGGATGGTCGTAATTGCAGGCTTTTTTATCGGAATCCTCATCATGTCTGCTTATTATTTTTTACTGTCTTTGCAGCCTGGAAAAAACCTCTTTGAAATAATGGAAATTTGCTTTTCCAGACCTGTAGCAGTCGTTATGTCTCTCGTATATATTTGCTACTTTTTGTATATAGCATGCCGGGTAATTAGAGATTTTGGAGAGCTGATTTCAGCAGCGATTCTTCCGTTAACGCCCATTGAAGTTACAGTAGTTCTGCCTGTCCTTGTCATAGGTTATATCCTCTATATGGGGATTGAAGTGTTGGGACGAACCTCTGAAATCTTTACACCATATACATTTGCCTTCATGCTCTTGTTGTTTATTTTCTTGTATGGGAGCGGAAATATTGAGCTGGACAATCTTCAGCCAGTTGCTTCAACCGGTTTTATGCCAATCCTGAAAGCAATCATTCCCTCTATCTCTGTTTTTCCCTTTGGGGAGCTGATTGCATTCACAGTGGTCCTTGCAGATGTGACGAACTTCAAGTACAGCAGGAAAGTAAGCCTTATGGGTGTTACCATTGCTAGTTTCCTGCTGCTTCTGTCTGTGTTTTTAATCGTCACATCTTTAGGGGAAAACATCGCTCTTCGTTCCAATTTTCCTCTGCTTAGTGCAGCGAGGCTTGTGAGTATTGGTGAATTTATTGAACGGATTGATGCATTAGTCGTCTTCATTATCATGCTCGGAATTTTAATTAAGAGCTCTGTCTTTATTTATGGCGGTCTCAAAGGATTAGAGTATGTATTCAATAAGCCATACCGGTTTTTTTCTATCCCAGTTGCCTGCATCGTCTCGATCTTCGCTGTTTTTATTAGTAATGACTTTGCAGACCATATAAAAGAGGGTCTTTATGTGGATATATTTATCTTACATCTGCCATTGGAATATGGGTTCCCAATTTTAGTGCTGGCCACATTACTGTTTAAAAAGTGGAGGAAAGACCGAGGCTCAGGCAAGGAGGCAAAAGCATGAAGAAGTTCTTGAAAAAACTGCTTTCCATCAACAGCAAAAAACAAATACCTTCTAATACGAAACCGACAAAAGCGGAAGAAATTGAAATGAAAGAAATCAGCTTTGAAACCGTGAAGGACGAGATTAAAAGGATTTTTGGCAATACAGCAGATTTAAAGGCAGATGATGTATTAGTAGGTAAGTCAGAAGCGATTATTTTTTATTTAGACACGGTCATCAATACCGACTTTCTCAAGGATATGCTTGGACAAACTTTGGAAAGTCCTGTTGAACAGGATATTAAGATTACGAGTGAAGAAGAATTGCGAGCATTTGGGAAAAAAGCTTTTGGTGTGTCAGGCTATAAACTTATTAATACAATCAGTGAAATGACAGAGACAATTCTTGAGGGAAGAATTGCTGTTGTTATAAAAGGGATACCGGCTGCACTCACTATCAGCTTCATCAACAGTGAAGGAAGAACCGTTTCGGAGCCGACTACACAAACAGTTGTAAGAGGTCCAAAGGATGCATTTGTTGAGGACATATCAACCAACATTAATTTAATCCGGAAAAGGATAAAAAACCATAATCTCCAGTTTGAGAAATTCAAGGTAGGAAATGAAACGAGAACGAGTGTGTATGTCGGCTCCATAAAAGGGGTTGTGAATGAAAAGATATTAGAAGAGGTGCGGAAACGAATAAAAGATATTAATATTTCCGCTGTTTTTGAATCTGCGAACATAGAAGAGCTCATTCAGGATAAATCGGCGACTGTCTTTCCTCTGGCTTTGAATACAGAGCGGCCGGATTCAGTCTGCTCAGCGCTTTTGGATGGAAAAATCGCTATCATAACCGACGGGACACCGTTTATTTTGCTGGTGCCTGCCGTACTGACAGATTTCTTTATTTCATCTGAGGATAATTACCAGAATTATTTCATGTCCAGCTTTATCAGGATGATCCGATACCTGTCGTTTATGATTGGTTTGCTGATGCCTTCTGCCTATGTAGGAGTATTAACCTTCCACCCAGAGCTTTTGCCGACAACTTTGCTGTTAAGCGTAATTGCCCAGCGGGAGGGTGTGCCGTTCCCGGCAGTTATTGAAGTATTTATTATGGAGATAACCTTTGAAATTCTCCGTGAGGCCGGTGTCCGCATGCCAAGGGCAGTAGGTCAGACAGTATCCATCGTTGGAGCATTGGTAATCGGGCAAGCTGCAGCAGAAGCGGGAATCATTTCTAATATTATGGTAATTATTGTAGCGATCACAGCGATTGCTAACTTTGTCTTTCCGAATTACAGCTTTGCGAATGCCTCCCGGTTGATACGGTTCGTGCTTATTATTGTTGCATCGATACTCGGATTGTATGGAGTATTACTTGTGCTGATATTTATGGTTGCCCACCTTAGCTCGCTCCGTTCCTTTGGTGTGCCGTACTTGGCGCCAGTTGCACCGTTTATTGTCGAGGATCAAAAGGATATATTTATTCGCACGCCAATCTGGTTTCAAAATAAGCGGCCTGCCTATTTAAGTCCTAGCAGCACAGATAAGCAAAAGCCGCAAGGTTCACCATCTCCTCCTAAACAGACGAAAGGAGGAAGCGGGGATTGAAGCTTTATGGAAAACTGCTTATCTCCATTATGATTGTTTTCCTTTTGAGTGGCTGCTGGGATCGGAAGGAACTGTCAGAAATTAAACTCGTTTCAGGGATGGCGGTTGATAGAGGAGATGACGGCAAATATAAAGTGACGGTAGAGGCATTAAATGCAGCAGAATTGAATTCACGGACGAGCGGAGGCAATGCTCCTGCATTAGTAGAAACGATTGAAGGAGAGACCTTATCGGAAATCAGTCATCAATTCAGCCAGTATTATGCTCAATACCTTGTTTTTTCTCATATGAAGCTCCTCGTTATTGGAGAAGATGTAGCAAGGACTGGGATGATTGATTTTATTGATTATTTAGAAAGAAACAGGGAGCTTCGTGATGACTTCAAAATTCTAATTGCAAAGGACACGAAAGCGTCCGATGTGTTAAAGGTGACAAATCTCTACAGGAAATCCTCTTCTCTGAAGTTGTCGACACAGCTTGAAAACATGTTCCAAGACTGGGGCGGAGATCCGGATATGAGAATAAATGACTTTATCAATGACATCACTTTAGAAGGGAAGGAAGCAATTTTAAATGCAGTAGTTGTACAAGGAGACAAGAAAGTTGGAGCAACTGTTGAAAATATGAATAATGTTACACCAGAAGCAATCGTACTAGTTGATTCCCTTGCGGTTTTTGACAAAAAGAAGCTAGTCGGCTTTTTGCCAATAGAGGACACTCGAGTGTATTTATGGATAACAAATAAATTTCAAAATACAACCTTGACAGTACAATGCGGGGATGATGAATATAGTGCTGTGAGAATTATCCACTCAACAACAGATGTCCAGACGAAAATGGATGGAGTAATACCTGAATTCAACATCAATATTAAAGCAGAAGGCTATATTGAAGGCACACAATGCTTTAAAGCATTGGATAAAATAGAGACCTTTCAAAAGTATGAAGACCTTGTCAGTAAAGATGCATCAGAAAAAATTAAAAGCACAGTCGAAAAAATGCAAAATGAATATGGGCTGGATATATTTGGATTCGGAGAAATGATGAGAAGGCAGCATAATGACCAGTTTGCAAAGATAAAGGACGACTGGAACAAATACTTTTCAGAGGCCAAAGTAAATGTGGACTTTGAGTTCATCTTAAGAAGGACAGGAATCAGGTCAGACAGTTTCCTTGACGAAGTAGAGAAATAACGAAAAATAATAATGATTCCCAAAATTTAATATAATTGCTTGAAATATGAAATAGATATGATATTCTGTATGTACAAACGAAAATTAAATGAGAAATCATCACTAGGGGATCCCTTGATAAGGGCTGAGAATAAAGTAGCTACTTTTAAACCCTCATAACCTGAACAGGTTCGTACCTGCGTAGGAAAGTGGAAGATTGTTTTGTTATGTACTTTTTACTGTTCATACAATCAAAAGCCACTTTCCTATGGGATAAAGTGGCTTTTTTTATTGGAAAAAGGGAGGATTGGAGGGATGGCTACCAATTAAAGTTGAGTAATTTCATAGGTAAAGGTGGTTATTGATGAAATGAAGCTTATTGCCATAACAAATGATGCTTATTCAGTAGAGGAAACATGCACTAAAATACTGGAGATTCATGATTATGTTGATTTTATTCATATAAGAGAAAAGTCTAAATCGATGCTGGAGATATATTGTCTTTGTAAACAGCTTTTGGCAGGAGGGGCAGATAAACGAAAAATAGTTATCAATGGAAGGGAAGAAATCCTGCTTTTAGCCAATATGCTTCATGTTCATCTTCCCGAAAAGGGGTTTCTGATTGAAAGGACGCGCCGAAGGACAGCATGCCAGCTCGCCGGGAAATCAGTACATAGCCTTAAGGCAGCACTAGAAGCAGAAAAGGAAGGGGCAGATTATATTATTTACGGACATTGCTATGAAACGGACAGTAAAAAGGGGATGCCTCCTAATGGAATAAAGACATTGCAAGAAATCAAGCAGGCAGTCAAGCTTCCTGTATATGCAATCGGCGGGATAAGTGAGGACAAAGTGGCTGGGCTGTATGAATGCGGTGCTGATGGGATTTGCGTTATGTCAGGGATTTTTGCTGCAGAAAGTCCAAAGCTCGCCGCAAAAAAGTATCAAGAAAGGTGCAAAGAGTATGCAAACACGAAAATTTGAAGCTGCTGTTATTGGCGGCGGCATTATCGGCAGTGCAATTGCTTATCATCTATCCAGTGAAAACATTCAGACTGCCGTATTCGAGGCAAATGAGATTGGCGGGAAAACAACAAGCGCTGCAGCAGGAATGCTGGGTGCCCATTCTGAATGGGAGGAATTTAAAGAACTGTATCCATTTGTCGCAGACAGCCACAATTTATATAACCAGTTGTCGCTGCAGTTAAAAGAGACTTGCGGGATTGATATTGAATTGAAAAAGGGAGGGATTCTTAATCTAGTCTATTCAGAGGAGGAAAAGAAAAAATTTAATTCTGTTCTTCACTTACCTTCTGTTTCATGGCTGTCTGCAGAGGAAGTTTGGGAAATAGAGAAGCATGTTAGCCAAGACATCTTCGGTGCTGTATATATGAAAGACGATGTCCATGTCACGCCGATATCTGCTTGTAACGGATTCAGCAAAGGTGCCTATCAGCTAGGTGCACAAATCTTTGAACATACGATTGTGCTTGAAGTGGAGCGATTTGGCAGTGAGTATCTTATAAAAACTACGAAAGGTGATTTCTATGCGGAAAAAGTAATCATTGCCTCTGGAGTATGGACAAATAAGTTTTTTGCTAAATTTGGACTTGGAAATGCCTTAGTTCCTGTTAAAGGCGAGTGCCTCTCTGTTATCAATGACCGATTGCCTTTGAGCAAAACTTTATTTCATGAAAAGAGCTATATTGTGCCAAGAAATAATAATCAGCTAGTAATAGGTGCAACACAGAAATGGAATGATTGGAATGAGTTGCCGAGCTTTGGCGGCATACAGGAAATCATGGAGAAGGCACGGAAAATGATGCCAGAGCTTGCATTAATGCGCCCAAGCAGGTTTTGGGCAGGGTTAAGGCCGCAATCCTTCGACAAAAGACCTTTTATCGGTGAGCATCCTGAAACCACAGGGTTATACTTTGCTGCTGGCCACCAGAGAAACGGCATCTTAATGGCACCAGCAACAGGGATGATGATAACAGATTTAATAATGGGAAGAAAGGTGAATGAGCTTTGGCTGAAGGCATTCAGAATCGACAGAGCAGAGCATTCCCAAATGGAGAGGGTGTAAGAAATGAATATACAGCTAAATGGGAAAAGCATAGATGTTCCTGATGATATAGGAACATTGCAAGATTTACTAGTTTGGTATGGTTTGCAGGATCGAATGGTTATAGCTGAATTAAACAGAGAAATTATTAAGAAAGAAACCTATCAATCTACAGCACTTACAGAGAAGGATATTTTAGAGCTTATTCATTTTGTCGGAGGAGGATGAAATAAATGATGAAAATAGGTAACCGTACATTTCAGTCAAGATTATTGCTAGGAACAGGTAAATATCCATCATATGATATCCAAAAGGAAGCAGTAGCAGTATCCGGTGCAGAAATATTAACATTTGCACTCAGAAGAATGAATGTGTTTGAAGAATCTCAGCCTAACTTCCTGGAGAAATTGGATTTGACGAAATATGCCTTGTTGCCGAATACGGCTGGAGCAAAAAATGCAGAAGAAGCAGTACGAATTGCGAAGCTTGCAAAAGCTTCAGGTCTTTGTGACATGGTGAAAGTAGAAATAATCGGCTGCAGCAAAACACTGCTGCCAGATCCTGTTGAAACATTGAAGGCTTCAGAGAAGCTGCTTGAATTAGGATTTACTGTTTTGCCTTACACTTCTGATGATGTGGTGCTCGCTAAGCGCCTTGAGGAATTGGGAGTCCATGCTGTCATGCCAGGTGCGGCACCAATCGGCTCAGGCAGAGGGATAATTAATCCGCTAAATATCAGTCTGATTATCGAGCAATCAAAAATCCCTGTAATTGTCGATGCTGGCGTTGGTTCTCCAAAGGATGCAGCATTTGCCATGGAGCTTGGGGCAGACGGAGTGCTACTTAATACGGCAGTTTCCAATGCAGAAGATCCTGTGAAGATGGCAAGAGCCATGAGCCTGGCGATTGAGGCAGGAAGACTAGGCTTTGAAGCGGGGAGAATGGCGATGAAGAAATATGGAGAAGCGAGCAGCCCGGCAAGCGGACTGGTGACCTCATGATTGGCAAATATAAAAAGCAAGAGCTGTTTATTGGGGAATCGAGTCAAAAGAGATTGCAGGAAAGTCATGCCGTTATTTTAGGTGTGGGGGCACTCGGTTCATCGACAGCAGAGATGCTGACAAGAGCAGGCGTTAAAAAGCTGACAATCATCGATAGAGATTATGTGGAATGGAGCAATTTACAAAGACAACAGCTTTACACAGAGGAAGATGCAGCATTAAAGCTGCCAAAGGCAATTGCTGCAAAACGGAGACTAGAACAGGTAAACAGTGATGTGCAGATTGATTGCCGGGTTGAGGACATAACAGGCAAGAATATAGAAGAAATGATTAAGGGAGCTTCCATTATTATCGATGGAATGGATAATTTTGAAACAAGACTTATCATCAACGATGCTGCTGTAAAAATGAATATACCATATATATTCGGTGCCTGTGTCGGCAGCTATGGGCTGACATACCCTGTCATTCCTGGTGAGTCACCGTGCTTGCACTGTATTATCGAGCAGCTCCCAGCACAAACAGAAACATGTGACAGTGCTGGAATTATCAGTCCTATTGTCCAGCTTGTCGCAGCTTTTCAGGCTGCATACGCGCTGAGGGTTCTCTCAGGCAAGGCAGTCGAACCGATACTCGTATCCTATGATATTTGGAGTATGCAAAAGGCAGAGATTCATGCCGATAAACTGAAAGACCCTCATTGTCCCGCATGTAGCCAAAGGTTATTCTCCTATTTGGACACAGGTAATCAAACGAAAACAGATATATTATGCGGCAGGGATGCCATTCAAATCCGGCCGGGAGTTTCACAAAGCTTTGA
This DNA window, taken from Niallia sp. Man26, encodes the following:
- a CDS encoding spore germination protein, which produces MKKFLKKLLSINSKKQIPSNTKPTKAEEIEMKEISFETVKDEIKRIFGNTADLKADDVLVGKSEAIIFYLDTVINTDFLKDMLGQTLESPVEQDIKITSEEELRAFGKKAFGVSGYKLINTISEMTETILEGRIAVVIKGIPAALTISFINSEGRTVSEPTTQTVVRGPKDAFVEDISTNINLIRKRIKNHNLQFEKFKVGNETRTSVYVGSIKGVVNEKILEEVRKRIKDINISAVFESANIEELIQDKSATVFPLALNTERPDSVCSALLDGKIAIITDGTPFILLVPAVLTDFFISSEDNYQNYFMSSFIRMIRYLSFMIGLLMPSAYVGVLTFHPELLPTTLLLSVIAQREGVPFPAVIEVFIMEITFEILREAGVRMPRAVGQTVSIVGALVIGQAAAEAGIISNIMVIIVAITAIANFVFPNYSFANASRLIRFVLIIVASILGLYGVLLVLIFMVAHLSSLRSFGVPYLAPVAPFIVEDQKDIFIRTPIWFQNKRPAYLSPSSTDKQKPQGSPSPPKQTKGGSGD
- the thiS gene encoding sulfur carrier protein ThiS, which gives rise to MNIQLNGKSIDVPDDIGTLQDLLVWYGLQDRMVIAELNREIIKKETYQSTALTEKDILELIHFVGGG
- a CDS encoding GerAB/ArcD/ProY family transporter: MLKENISLSQLITLVINFLLGSAIVVGVGLEAKRDAWMVVIAGFFIGILIMSAYYFLLSLQPGKNLFEIMEICFSRPVAVVMSLVYICYFLYIACRVIRDFGELISAAILPLTPIEVTVVLPVLVIGYILYMGIEVLGRTSEIFTPYTFAFMLLLFIFLYGSGNIELDNLQPVASTGFMPILKAIIPSISVFPFGELIAFTVVLADVTNFKYSRKVSLMGVTIASFLLLLSVFLIVTSLGENIALRSNFPLLSAARLVSIGEFIERIDALVVFIIMLGILIKSSVFIYGGLKGLEYVFNKPYRFFSIPVACIVSIFAVFISNDFADHIKEGLYVDIFILHLPLEYGFPILVLATLLFKKWRKDRGSGKEAKA
- a CDS encoding GerAB/ArcD/ProY family transporter is translated as MLKENISLSQLAALVFNFQIGSSIVFGLALDAKEDAWIALFIAFGFGIFITMFYLYLSSLLPGKNLYEMFEYCFKRPIAICISFVYIIYFLYYACRIIRDFGELISATVLPTTPIEFSTFTLLLVIGYVLYLGIEVLARTSEIFTPYAIIFMVLLIVFLYSGKNLDMTNVKPVLGEGFSPLWKVIFPYELVRPYGQLLILTFILPSVSRLDQSAKVVMSSMIISSLLLIASSMLIILALGQNIALRSNFPLLSAARLISIGEFIQRVDAIVVFTMVLGTLVKSSIYIYGGLKGLEYVFSIPFRFFAIPVSCLISLFSIFIAKGYSDHINEGLLSNPFLLHVPLQFGLPALLLVILLFKKWRGKNNGKQMKERNM
- a CDS encoding thiamine phosphate synthase; translation: MKLIAITNDAYSVEETCTKILEIHDYVDFIHIREKSKSMLEIYCLCKQLLAGGADKRKIVINGREEILLLANMLHVHLPEKGFLIERTRRRTACQLAGKSVHSLKAALEAEKEGADYIIYGHCYETDSKKGMPPNGIKTLQEIKQAVKLPVYAIGGISEDKVAGLYECGADGICVMSGIFAAESPKLAAKKYQERCKEYANTKI
- the thiO gene encoding glycine oxidase ThiO; the protein is MQTRKFEAAVIGGGIIGSAIAYHLSSENIQTAVFEANEIGGKTTSAAAGMLGAHSEWEEFKELYPFVADSHNLYNQLSLQLKETCGIDIELKKGGILNLVYSEEEKKKFNSVLHLPSVSWLSAEEVWEIEKHVSQDIFGAVYMKDDVHVTPISACNGFSKGAYQLGAQIFEHTIVLEVERFGSEYLIKTTKGDFYAEKVIIASGVWTNKFFAKFGLGNALVPVKGECLSVINDRLPLSKTLFHEKSYIVPRNNNQLVIGATQKWNDWNELPSFGGIQEIMEKARKMMPELALMRPSRFWAGLRPQSFDKRPFIGEHPETTGLYFAAGHQRNGILMAPATGMMITDLIMGRKVNELWLKAFRIDRAEHSQMERV
- a CDS encoding ThiF family adenylyltransferase; the encoded protein is MIGKYKKQELFIGESSQKRLQESHAVILGVGALGSSTAEMLTRAGVKKLTIIDRDYVEWSNLQRQQLYTEEDAALKLPKAIAAKRRLEQVNSDVQIDCRVEDITGKNIEEMIKGASIIIDGMDNFETRLIINDAAVKMNIPYIFGACVGSYGLTYPVIPGESPCLHCIIEQLPAQTETCDSAGIISPIVQLVAAFQAAYALRVLSGKAVEPILVSYDIWSMQKAEIHADKLKDPHCPACSQRLFSYLDTGNQTKTDILCGRDAIQIRPGVSQSFDLDALAKSIQHVVEHMIVNPYLLACEFEKHRVVLFKDGRAIIHGTDERSRARAIYSRLVG
- a CDS encoding thiazole synthase — encoded protein: MMKIGNRTFQSRLLLGTGKYPSYDIQKEAVAVSGAEILTFALRRMNVFEESQPNFLEKLDLTKYALLPNTAGAKNAEEAVRIAKLAKASGLCDMVKVEIIGCSKTLLPDPVETLKASEKLLELGFTVLPYTSDDVVLAKRLEELGVHAVMPGAAPIGSGRGIINPLNISLIIEQSKIPVIVDAGVGSPKDAAFAMELGADGVLLNTAVSNAEDPVKMARAMSLAIEAGRLGFEAGRMAMKKYGEASSPASGLVTS
- a CDS encoding Ger(x)C family spore germination protein — its product is MKLYGKLLISIMIVFLLSGCWDRKELSEIKLVSGMAVDRGDDGKYKVTVEALNAAELNSRTSGGNAPALVETIEGETLSEISHQFSQYYAQYLVFSHMKLLVIGEDVARTGMIDFIDYLERNRELRDDFKILIAKDTKASDVLKVTNLYRKSSSLKLSTQLENMFQDWGGDPDMRINDFINDITLEGKEAILNAVVVQGDKKVGATVENMNNVTPEAIVLVDSLAVFDKKKLVGFLPIEDTRVYLWITNKFQNTTLTVQCGDDEYSAVRIIHSTTDVQTKMDGVIPEFNINIKAEGYIEGTQCFKALDKIETFQKYEDLVSKDASEKIKSTVEKMQNEYGLDIFGFGEMMRRQHNDQFAKIKDDWNKYFSEAKVNVDFEFILRRTGIRSDSFLDEVEK